A genomic region of Silurus meridionalis isolate SWU-2019-XX chromosome 7, ASM1480568v1, whole genome shotgun sequence contains the following coding sequences:
- the avl9 gene encoding late secretory pathway protein AVL9 homolog, whose product MESGGVDEIKGAVLHIVVVGFHHKRGCQVEFSYPPISDEGHDSNLLPEQWKYLPFLALPDGAHNYQEDTVYFLLPPLSAEIKCVYGVSCYRQIEAKALKVRQADVTRETVQKSVCVLSRVPVFGLIAAKLQLITHAYFEEKDFSQISILKELYDQMNSSLRFPTLEGSQVFLGLSARDLILHFKHKVLILFKLILLEKKVLFYVSPVNRLVGTLMTVLSLFPGMIERGLHNSSHYHPKSSQSESADVIKSADHTENPEVFVSEPTADQSEGSVGAEASPSSPDWLESEWESLDPSVLEEVEVEEKEEVKKDEGRSAQPGCMESDSNTPITVQPKATPTQTATDSHSDIHTHSTHTPLLDEDQYGLPPAIFTKGYLCLPYMALQQHHLLCDVRVRGFVAGATNILFRQQRHLSDAIVDVEEAAIHISDPELRRVLSLTTADLRFCDFLLKSVCEHSEDVFLDGTGWEGGDEWIRAQFTHYMHTLLASTLQQESEKLLVDYGSVFISAWRNTHNYRVWCSSQHPAFAQITPGHPFQGQYSVADVKLRFSHSVQNSERGRKLGSAMMSTSRSVVQTGRAVGQSVGGALNSAKTVMSSWFSTLSQPALISNSPSTTTKQ is encoded by the exons ATGGAGTCCGGCGGGGTGGACGAGATTAAAGGAGCCGTGCTGCACATCGTGGTGGTCGGATTTCACCACAAGAGGGGCTGCCAG gtggagtTCTCATACCCTCCTATCAGCGACGAAGGTCATGACAGTAACCTGTTGCCCGAGCAGTGGAAGTACCTGCCGTTCCTCGCTCTGCCTGACGGGGCGCACAACTACCAGGAGG ACACGGTGTATTTCCTGCTGCCCCCTCTGAGCGCGGAGATAAAGTGTGTGTACGGCGTTTCCTGCTACAGACAGATCGAAGCCAAG GCGCTGAAGGTGAGACAGGCCGACGTTACCAGGGAGACGGTGCAGAAGAGCGTGTGTGTCCTGAGCAGAGTG CCCGTGTTCGGTCTGATCGCCGCCAAGCTGCAGCTCATCACACACGCCTACTTCGAGGAGAAGGACTTTTCCCAGATCTCCATCCTGAAG GAGCTGTATGATCAAATGAACAGTTCTCTGCGGTTCCCAACCCTGGAGGGATCACAGGTGTTTCTGG gtttATCTGCTCGAGATTTAATACTTCACTTCAAACACAAG gtTCTGATTCTCTTTAAGTTGATCCTGCTGGAAAAGAAG gtgctgTTCTATGTCTCGCCTGTTAACAGATTAGTTGGAACCCTGATGACCGTTCTCTCACTGTTCCCTG GTATGATCGAGCGCGGCCTGCACAACTCCTCTCACTACCATCCGAaaagcagccaatcagagagcGCCGACGTCATCAAAAGCGCAGACCACACGGAGAACCCCGAAGTGTTTGTGTCCGAGCCGacagctgaccaatcagagggCTCCGTGGGTGCCGAGGCCTCTCCGAGCTctcctgattggctggaaagCGAGTGGGAGAGTCTGGACCCGAGCGtgctggaggaggtggaggtggaggagaaggaggaggtaaAGAAGGATGAAGGGAGAAGTGCACAGCCCGGGTGTATGGAGTCCGATTCGAACACGCCCATCACTGTTCAGCCCAAAGCCACGCCCACTCAGACTGCCACAGACTCGCACAgcgatatacacacacacagcacacacacacccctgctgGACGAGGACCAGTACGGCCTGCCCCCTGCCATCTTCaccaag ggtTACCTGTGTCTGCCTTACATGGCTCTTCAGCAACATCACCTGCTCTGTGATGTCAGAGTTCGGGGGTTCGTTGCTGGAGCAACCAACATCCTGTTCCGTCAGCAGAGACACCTGAGTGACGCCATCGTAGAt gtggaAGAGGCTGCGATCCACATCTCTGACCCGGAGTTACGGCGCGTCCTCAGCTTGACCACAGCAGACCTGCGTTTCTGCGACTTCCtgttgaagagtgtgtgtgagcacagcgAGGACGTGTTCTTGGACGGGACCGGCTGGGAGGGAGGAGACGAGTGGATCCGCGCGCAATTCACACACTACATGCACACGCTATTAGCGTCCACACTACagcaag AATCTGAGAAGCTGCTGGTGGATTACGGCTCTGTTTTCATCTCCGCCTGGAggaacacacacaattacagagTGTGGTGCAGCTCACAGCATCCGGCCTTCGCCCAAATCACACCGGG TCACCCGTTCCAGGGGCAGTACAGTGTGGCGGACGTGAAGCTGCGTTTCTcaca CTCGGTGCAGAACAGCGAAAGAGGGCGGAAACTGGGCAGCGCCATGATGAGCACCAGCAGGAGTGTAGTGCAGACCGGCAGAGCTGTCG GTCAATCGGTTGGCGGAGCCTTGAACAGCGCCAAGACGGTGATGTCATCGTGGTTCTCGACACTCTCTCAACCGGCGTTAATATCTAACTCGCCGTCCACGACGACTAAGCAGtga